The DNA window aaattacctataataataaaaagagttaAATGATTCaagtttttttactaattataaataaaaaattatctatcaaatataaataatttaaaataaatttttacaaatattatatattaatagtgaattatatatatttatgttaaatatacgTTTTACTTactaacatatattatataaaaaaaataataataaattttattaaaatatcttatatttaactttttttaatattttttaaataatttatttatataaaattgttattttatttttatatttttatattttatattctaatttatttttataattttattattaatatataatatttaaaattaataatataaaatgattatattattatcagtgtaattattatttaaaatttattatattaattatattttattttaaataatttatttatattatataaataattttaataatttttttaagaaataaattaaaatatactattattattttaataataaaagaagaaagacTGAAAAAGGGAGAGTGAATCTAATGTGAGAGAAAAAATGGACCCATGAAAACATTCCTTCTAATATAGGTAGGTTTTGGAATATCGGTATTCAAATCAATAtacatgaattaaacatattaaccCAACACTTCAATCTTTTTCTTAATACAAAGtacaaaataacatattaaacatttttaagcATCCAACGAGGCACGTAAAACCCATTTGTGCCTTTTTCTACTCAACTGACCGGCCAGCAAAATAAAACTCATTGTGCATTTGTGACGGTTTATATCAccatttttttccatttttcaaaaatggtccttaacttttttttttataataactttttaatttctgtgtatataaattaatttttcaacatatattttttttactttaaaatagaaacttataacatttttttaaatgtataattaaattaataatatttatttattaataatgtttttttataagtgttttttattaataatgtttgttttaatataatatatttgtttatttaaatttattattgtattattttattgtttatgaattattgatatataattaattttttttattaaatgaattggaaaagattgagattaaatatgtaaagttgataaatatatagataatattaataaggttaaaatgTTAGTGTAAGAAatgaatattctaaaaatattattttgagttttgaaatgagtttttgagttgaaaatgaattattgtttAATGTGATATTTACTGTATTTtagatttgagaatgaatttatgAGTTAGAGATGGTCATACACTTTGATCTCcactttttttaataacaaatatttttcacTCTCTACTCattattcactttttattttaagtttacaATTTTTCAACCAGAAATGATTGGAAGAGACAATTTGTgagaaaaaatgaagaatagAATGACGTGCCGCAATCTGATTGGCcgaaaaaataactattttctctattttctctctatttacactttatcattttttcaattagtggtatagtgacacatcattctctctccCAAATTATATCCCATATCACTCATCTTTTTTAACTTTCATTACATTCTTTCTAGTTTTGTGGAACtccaataaataataacaacaaaatttgtatttttcaatttctaCAATATAACTATGTAGTACaggtaagtaatatttttatttatgtttttaatatttagtatatttaaaaaataataatatttatattttaattgggtAATAAAATACCTGTCGAggatcgggtacccgatgaATCGGGAATGGGATACAAAAAGAGATATTTATCGGGGTCGGGATCGGGTAGTTAAATAAAAATCGAGTTCGGAGATGGGTAATTCACTACCCGACGGGAATGAGTATTTCACTACCTGATGAGTAGGGTATCCTGTTGTCATCTTAACAAATACGCTCAGATTAGTCGAGTTTATTGCTTTTATTgtaaaatacttaaaatgatTCTCGACCATCATGGCCAGTGTCTAATCGCGAGTTTTTTTGCTTTAAAAGATTGTAAACAACTATAGACAATAATTTAATGTTGAGTTGTAACAAATTTTGTGATGGTAACTTTTTATTGTCAGATTATTTACGTGTTTACATGTATGATTTATAAtgctaattttaaattttaaacaagcACGCTCaagtttatttacttttatttaaaaaaaatagtagttTTCAACTAATGTATTTATTGTTTAGTTGCGAGAGTTTGCGTCATTGACTCGTATCATTATGTTATTACAAACAAGtataatattaacaatttttaagGCTATTATATTGTACTAATTTAGTAAATAACATCAAATATCAAAACTTACCCATCAAAAAATTATCTTAACACATTCAAATGGTacttaaattttgtataatatcaatcATTATTATGTTTCTTTTCCACAACAAACCTATTCATAACTAGTacaataaaatggaaaaatattaGGAAATACATTAAACAAAAAGATAGCATAAAATTGAAGGAAGATCATATTGTCTTATGATTAACATCATGCTAATTACTGCCACCAGAAAATACAATACAGAAGACCACCTTATTTCAGTCACTTCATTGATACCTACACTGACTAACATGAAAAGAGTTAAGCACCCTTTCACTTCATTCTCCAAAACCTTCCAACAATAATGTGGCAGCACCTCTAGTTGGTTTCTGTGCAAATGCCATGCATTATATTAGCATCTAAATTCTAGACATTATTGAATATGGGACTGGGAGAGTTTCAGCCAGATTTTATTCGAAAACACATATTAAAGATTTGTGTTGCTAATTTTGATCAAGGAAAAAGAAACATGAAATTTACCATGCAATGTTGTCCCAATGAAGGAACCCACCATGGCCTCGAGAATTTCTGTACTTGTAAACAGGACCATAGACTGCAACACCAGAAATGTAAGTTATGATATTGTCTTGGCCAGCTTTTCGCTAGCAGAAAAACCAACAACTAATGACATTAATAGAAATCTTAAGTTACAATTATGAAAATCCTGGAATATAGATACCTTCATAACCCTCAAGGACTGGATCTTCTGCCAACAATATAGGAGTATCAAGGTCAATATACCTGCGCAACGATTTGTCTTATAGTTTGTTAGGATTTGTTAGATTAGTAATATAATAACAGCTCAGATATTTCTATGAGTATTAAATGAAATGGAGATTCGTTTTTCATCTAAAGAGCTTCAGCCATTATTTTCCCCTGGATTCGATTCCTCACAATATATTTGTTTAGATTTTGATTCTTACTTAAAACAACCAAAACCAGCAGCTAGATGACCAGCAAAACCCATGGCCAATCTGGTTTCAACCATTCCACCAATCATCAGATGCAAACCCAATACTCTTGCCAATTCAATAATTTCGAGAGCCCCAATGACACCAAGTTTTGCAAGTTTAATGTTGATGACTTCAGCTAGATTTTCTTTAGCTATTCTTTCAACATCAGCTAAACTTCTACAGCTTTCATCAGCTGCCACAGACACACCATACTTATTTCTTGCAACACGATTAACATGACCAAGTCCTTCCCAATCGTCTCTATGTACTGGCTGTTCAAACAGGATGGGTACAATTTCAATTTCTGCAAGAATACATTTGTGTTTATTTctcaagataaaaaaaacttaatatttgaaGAAAATTATACCTTGTAATCTTTCGAGCACTTGGATTGCTTCTGTAGAAGTATAACCTTCATTGGCATCTAGGATAAACGAGCAATCCGGGTGGGCAGTTCGAATGGCTTTCAGAACTTCAATGTCAGCATTCAGATTCTTCCCCACTTTAAGCTTCAAAGTCTTGAATCCTTGTTTACAGTATTTTGAAGCTAGCTCGGCAGCTTCAGCTGGTGACACAATTGGAATCTGACAAAATATGATACAAACAAGAACAAGTTAATGCTGTAACATTTGCAATTCTATAAACCAGTCTTCCAATTGAAATAACctgaaaaagaaaaacagaGAAAAAAGGAACATTACTGTTATATCTGTTGTGATGGTGTTTGTAACTCCTCCGAATAGTCTACACAATGGTGTACCAATACTCTTTGCGGCTGCATCAATTAACGCCATCTCAACTCCTGCTCTCACCTTCGATAGCagaaaaaaaatggtaaaaatgaTTATTCATGCCATGCAGTGTCTTTAACCAAAGACCAAAAGTTTTCACATAATGTaggttcaaaataatttattttttttttgtttttgaacttAGGAAGCTAGTACGATCCCGATAGAGATGAGTCATGACCCACttcaacttaaaacgtttttacTTAGAATCAaactcttgattttttttttctcttagaTACAATTCTTATAACTTGAACTAACCTAATAGGTTctgagttttaaaatattaaaaaggtaattaatgattaaatatctTTACATTGAAGTATATGACATTATAGGCTTCTTTTGGAAACATTTATCCTATGATGTAAGTGTGGATCAATGTGGGATTTCGTTTGGAAACCTATAGCAAAGTCAGATCGAGATGCATCTAAAATGGCATTGACCACAGAAATGGTATTCTGACTGGGAACGATTGGATTTGACGGTTGGAAAGATATCCCTTTTTTATTCAAATGTCCATCTTTCATACCAATGTATCTGCCGGATCAAGATCCAGATACAAAAAGTATTTTTGAACCTATTCAGACATTGGACATGACCTTCTCAAGAAACAAAAATTACCAATTTCACATCACCCAAAAGTTCATGTAATAGATTTCTACAGATCTCCTTTACAAGAATGGATAAATAGAAAGATGGGTCCTAGAATAGGTTTCAATGGGTGTAGAACAGTTTGTCCGAAAAAAGAAACGAATAGAAGCTTACAACATTCAACTCACAGAGGCAAACTGATGACCAGGAAGAATCCCATTAATCTCCATCAAAAGAGAACTCAACGTCATCGCCGGATTCCGCCGCAGATGTTCGCAAGCCTCTGCCGCTTTCGCTAGCGCTATCGGCTGATCCTCCTCTGTAACCGACGGCAAAATTGGCGCCTCACCCCACCCTACACACCCATTCCTAAGCTCAACACGAATAGCAACATTCCCCACTTGATCAATTCTCGACGACGCAATTGTAAACGGAGAAATCAACGGGACATTCAACGGTCTCCCTTCAGCTCTCTGAACATCAACCATGAAAGTATCCAACAGATTTTTGTACCCAAACGTGTTTGGTTTCACCGAAGGAACCGCCATCGTCATGGTAGCGCCTCCGTGATCAGCGGTTCGGCAAAGGTTGAGATTTGGGTTTCGGATCTCGGCTGCGCCTGTGCTGTTGTGTAGGCGACAAGGAGAGATAAGGCAACCGagaaaagatgatgaaaacGACAACCCAGTGGAACCCATTTGATTTGTAATGGAGAGGAAATTGAAGCCGGCTGCGATGTTAAcagattttgtttgatttttgatatggGGACGTGATGTTCTGCCATTGTTGCCAACAAGTTGTTCcttttattctcattttgaagCAGGTGAACTAATGGTACgacaaaattatgaattatattattattatcatcattaatttatttttctttcattaaagACTTGATTGTGATTGGATGCTATTTTAAATCATTGTAGATTAAGacattatatataaagagagaacAGTTACGCCTTCTTCAAGTTAAGTGGGGGCATATTTTTTAGCATTACTTGTTATAAGTGAATCAAGACAACTTTTATAACATCGTCCCATACAATAAAATGGTGAAAAAAATCAGCAATAATGGTATTTtctgaaaataattttcaaactcaaatcaaacaaaatgaaATACATTAGGCAAAAAAAGCATTTAACATctcaataattattataaatataataataaatggatGACCTATAATTTGTCATCCATATTCTATCATCTATAATACCTTTCATTTTACCTTCCAAATCCTATAAGTAGGATATATATAAGATTGGATaagaataaacaataaaaaaatttctctctatctctcttgTTCTTTATCTTGTTTGTTTATAACACATTATAAGCACAAGTCTCTTGTTTCCGAAGTAAAGGTCAAGACTCCCTCCTCGTCTGTAGTAATCAAGTTTTGCGTCTCATTTGCGAAAGCCAAGTCGATCGAGGTTGACAACGGTATTATCAATAACTttcaatcttatttattttatctcacaATTTCATATTTTACCTCACAAAATTGGAATTCACGGTTTTTGACATCGTCGGAAAGAATTACCTTTAATGGATTTTAGATGTAGTTGTACCACCGTATGTGAATACGAAAACATGTTAGAGAAAGCATTCTCTACTTTTCATGTATCGAATGTGCTCTTGCATCAGCAATATCATGCAAAGGGATTTGAGAAGTATTCTAAATTGATATCATGTCAATAATATTATTGGTTGAACAAAATAATgagtttttgatgaaaactaaTGAGGCCCGTCCAACTGGATCGACCTCATTCCTTGAAGTGAATGTAACATCATATATTTATAGAGGATAATATTGTGGTCGTGGTTGTAGTGATTTTTTAGGCCGTGCCCGAAAAATTGGCCGTGGACGTGGTGGTCGTGGTCGACACTATATCCACAACAAAGAGAAACACAATGACAAAAAGGATCAAATCAATAAGACCGTGAAAAACATATGATATTCTTACGACATGAAATGTCACTAGTCACGTACATGTCGTACGCTGAAGCATTTTATCGATCTTTATCAAACATCACTAAAAGGAAAAGGGACCATCGAGACCAACTCTATTTGCGCTTTCGGTGATGATAAAATAGTTTTTGGTCTCGATGATTTCTCTCGGTTTGATGTAGCCGACTTTCTTATCAggcataaaaaatcaaaatgaggtcatttgatatttgagttttctttataatttttaacaaaattttataaccATCTAGTCTATATTTAGTTTGATGTTGCGTTTGTATTGTTATTGTTTGTTCCttattaattcttaatattttatttttatttaatgaaaaaaattaacgtTCTTGAAAGTGAATACTTGATGAATGAAAAATATAGCTGTCTCGTAGATAGTGTCTCTACACATATCATTTTGAAAAGCAAgaatttttttactttcttgGTGATGAAGGAGACATATGTGAACACAATATTGGGTAGTATAAAATCATTGAAGGCTCTAGAAGAGCAAATACTATATATTACCTAGAGGAACAAACATTTGTATTGATAATGCGCTGTATTCGTCAAAATCTCAAAGAAACTTGTTGAGTTTTAAAGATATTCGCAGAAATgaatattgttagataaaattagaccggttaatagaacttaacacaaataaacctccTATGCAagaacagacaaagaaccggaccgctcaaaccaatgaaccggttaagaagctcaaccggtcaaacacctaaactgaccagaaacatgaccgcacaaagaaggcaagatcggcCAAAACTAAAAGCTGGAAACACCAGACAACcggtcatttagaagccaaaggaataaccggaagccgtccggttaagacaaatgaccgaccagtccggaagccatccggttaagacaaataaccgatcagcataagaagatacttcgggtatctgttgagaatgataccaaaggaacagactaaacatttccatattcatacaagtctgaggacagtctgcatgCTGCAGAAAACCGCCCTACAaaatctttccacttcaggataaattagaaaggcaatcttccaagtacagacaactgtctaaccgacagttaccacattgagtaaaagacaaacctagccggtttgtcctatatactggaagaacagaccgccaggtctgaaaagttgaccgccaggtctgaatcactgaacctctactcaaccaatcaaattcaaggaaatgaaatatgaccgttggcatatttcacctataaaaggagcagttgaagaggagtaaatgcgggacacagtgaacaattaatttacaagtgataagattgtgttctctctctagaaaaggcctaagtgctaaagttgaagtgtgtatttacaatttcggtgtaaattgtacgggtgttatcgagcaggaaataagtttCGATcagattgtatttgtattccttagtgaatatccttctcgcggtttcgagaggaaggggttttatctccgaacatccataaaaacttgtcttgttatttactttccgtctgacttactttataaccgagctgtactaaccgacctacacctttttgaccgactctacactatctaaaccgaatcaccaagttacaaaaaccgacccatcaatttccaaacctgtcttatccaaaaaccggttctgcctatcctgtaaatgtgctgcttcaacctgaaacaaacctcttccgcgcttgaacctggttcaagggtttgtgacagtttatgtagtattgaaaccccggtgttaatctctaaccggattaatcaccatcctttgagtgagacgcgctaaccggcccaaccccggtcctccaaccgcgacctagatcctaacagatatCACATTGAGActtcaaataaaagaaaaaaaagtatatttatcTATCACAAGTATTATCtcgattaataaaaaaatgtttcttagAAAAATTACCCATAGTTTTCTCTTAGATTATATCTCACAAACATAAGTGTTGGCGAAGTACATGTCGTTACAAACCATAAATTTGccgatcaaaataatttattacatgGCATGATAGTTTTCTcttagattataatttataaccggattaatcaccatcctttgagtgagacgcgctaaccggcccaaccccggtcctccaaccgcgacctagatcctaacaattggtatcagagcagttagtttcaatactcaagcaagcatgtctaggtggactttgaggagattagacaaaacggttcggctccggcaaagGAAGTTCTATCCCGGATTTCCGAGGCCGGTCTCGAATACTTCTTAGGAGGACCTTTTATTCTATACAaggaagcggttgaagaattcttcaacaccgcatcTCTCTGGCAACACAATAACCGCAATTGTTGGCGGCAAGCAATTCGACataaccgaagaatcggttgcggaAATCCTACGTCTTCCAACAGATGGACGCAACGCTTCGATGGAACTAGACCGACAAacattcgaggcggcttgccagattctcTCGGCAACCGCGGCTCCTGTGCAGGTATCCGGTAAGAAGTCATCACTGCGACCGGAATATATACCGCTCTGTGACATCTTCACTAAGTCGGTTCAGGCGAGAGGTggaaatttcgacaacctcacaAGGGCAAAAATCGAGATGCTTACCAGCTTACTCAACGGCATAAACGTTAACTGGGCAAAGGAGGTTTTTCACAACCTaaaagacatggtgaaaccggattccacccggtcatggggatacgccatcccacttgggaagatcatgctccacaacaacatcaacaccggtcctggtgttcttCTCTCGTCGAGCAAAATAATAAGATCCCGCCAATTCCCGGAGAAGAAGAAGCCGGGCCCCGGTTCTACAGGTGGTCGAAGGAAGAAGTCTGCCGCTAAGAAACCGGCTCCGGTAAAAGGCAAGTCCGGAAGCAAGGACAAACAACCGATGGAATCCGCGGAACCGCCCTCTGACACACGAGATGAGGACGATTCGGCCTCAAGCTTCGACCGAACAACCTCACATAATACCGAAGACAATGAGTCCGGTAAAGAAAAGGGACCGACTGAACAGGAACAATCGGCCAGTATTGAAACCGATGCAGAAGACCGTGGGGAAGAAGACGTTCCCGTTGACAACGACCAGAAGATAGCCGAAAATATAGTGCGcagaatcatggaggaaatCGATATGCGAGCTCAGGCGGCTGCCGAAGTATATAGTGAGTGGTTCGGGTACCGGTGCAACAAATTCTTCAAGCATAtgctaccgggcctaaccgatgGACAAAGTTTCagaaggctgaaggagatagaaGAGGACGTCATCAGCCTGACAAACACCAAGGATCCCaacgaagccatggaccgacacgcaatagtagaaccgcgtgctcggctacaaaagctaaccgtaCATATACGAAAGCTTTCAGAAAGGTATGTTGCGGGAACACCGAAGGCTAAATtacaactcttggtgttggatATACTTGAGGTAAAGAAATGGGAGTTCATTGACGAGATAGAGCGGATTGAAGCGGTGTGCAGACAGCAAAATACACTGCAGTCTCCGCGTCTAAAGACCGGTGACGGTCAGGATCCAGGTGATAAGTCTCCTCTAACGGATCCTGCTATCGATGTAACCGACGATAGGACAGAGCATCCTATAACCGACAATCTTGAATCCGATCAACCTGGGGATTCAGAACCAGCCGTCATAGAAGAAAGAGTCAAGTCTctcattcaagagtttgccAACACAAAGGTTCGACCGTGgaagaagaaaatcaagaaagccgCGATTCAAACAAACAAGTTGGCCGAAACAACGAGGGATGATCTTGCGAAGGCAGATGGCCGGATCACAGAGATCTAAGTCAACTACCGGGACGACACTATTCTGTTCAACGATCATCTTAAGCGAACCGAAGACTTGGAAGATACAACCTCGAAGCTGGTAGATGACTAGGAACAGTTTCAAGGGAAAACCGAGCAACGGCtcacaaaggtcgatgaggacctgggACGGTCAAGCACCGAAGCCGGTTCAACACTCAACAGAGTCATAAGCCTCGAAGAAAAGAATGCAAGCCTTGAGGACCGAAATACCAAActtgaagccgacctcaaggcggtcaccgaacaggtgaatGAATTGATGAAGGCCAAACTGGCTGCCGATACagcggttgaggaggcaaacgctcgagcggctaaggaagttcaagatgcgctggacgaagaaACGCGGAAAACAAAGAAAGCACCACGGTCTGATGCGAACTTCAACGAACAATTACGGATATCAATGGCCAGAAATCCGGCACTTGCAAAGTCCATAGCAGCTCAAGAGGCCgaggatgcagagcggttaaacACTGAAAAACAAAGGCTCGCCGAATAtgccaaggctcacaagaagtccaaggcgggtccctcctcttcggttctgacAAAACGAAAGAGGAAAGTTTCTGCAAGGAAGGCTCAAGTCACCGAAATGCTGGACAGAATCACCGGAACAGCTGTTGAAGAGGATGCCTTCGAGGATGACTTCGAGGAGGATCTCGAGCCGCGACCTATAAGACAGCGAGTCGTCAATACGGTTCCAGTCAGCACGGCCGCTCCACCGTTCACAAACACCATAGAAGTAGGAGGTTCTTCTTCAAGACTGGCTCAACCGGCTGAGGACCAACCGACAGATGACCTGATGACAGGCTTCCTGCCATCCGAATTGGAATAGGGGCTCTCttctatgtttatttcggtttttatatattatcttttagcCTTCTTCGGTTATCttcacttatatatttataaagttatttttagaaaccggcctacatttgcattccgactggattttgatgattttaaataaaataatcacaaaaggagaaattgataagataaaagagacaaaatttttctcaaaattttccaaaaatcttcccaagtcagtttccaaaaatccggtcaaataaaactcacaaaaccggcctacatttgcaatcttacatgattttgataattttaaataaaataatcaaaaagggagaaattgttagataaaattagaccggttaatagaacttaacacaaataaacctcatatgcaggaacagacaaagaaccggaccggtcaaaccaatgaaccggttaagaagctcaaccggtcaaacacctaaactgaccagaaacatgaccgcacaaagaaggcaagatcggcCAAAACTAAAagccggaaacaccagacaaccggtcatttagaagccaaaggaataaccggaagccgtccggttaagacaaatgaccgaccagtccggaagccatccggttaagacaaataaccgatcagcataagaagatacttcgggtatctattgagaatgatactaaaggaacagactgaacatttc is part of the Impatiens glandulifera chromosome 1, dImpGla2.1, whole genome shotgun sequence genome and encodes:
- the LOC124919185 gene encoding L-Ala-D/L-amino acid epimerase isoform X2, producing the protein MGSTGLSFSSSFLGCLISPCRLHNSTGAAEIRNPNLNLCRTADHGGATMTMAVPSVKPNTFGYKNLLDTFMVDVQRAEGRPLNVPLISPFTIASSRIDQVGNVAIRVELRNGCVGWGEAPILPSVTEEDQPIALAKAAEACEHLRRNPAMTLSSLLMEINGILPGHQFASVRAGVEMALIDAAAKSIGTPLCRLFGGVTNTITTDITIPIVSPAEAAELASKYCKQGFKTLKLKVGKNLNADIEVLKAIRTAHPDCSFILDANEGYTSTEAIQVLERLQEIEIVPILFEQPVHRDDWEGLGHVNRVARNKYGVSVAADESCRSLADVERIAKENLAEVINIKLAKLGVIGALEIIELARVLGLHLMIGGMVETRLAMGFAGHLAAGFGCFKYIDLDTPILLAEDPVLEGYEVYGPVYKYRNSRGHGGFLHWDNIA
- the LOC124919185 gene encoding L-Ala-D/L-amino acid epimerase isoform X1 translates to MGSTGLSFSSSFLGCLISPCRLHNSTGAAEIRNPNLNLCRTADHGGATMTMAVPSVKPNTFGYKNLLDTFMVDVQRAEGRPLNVPLISPFTIASSRIDQVGNVAIRVELRNGCVGWGEAPILPSVTEEDQPIALAKAAEACEHLRRNPAMTLSSLLMEINGILPGHQFASVRAGVEMALIDAAAKSIGTPLCRLFGGVTNTITTDITIPIVSPAEAAELASKYCKQGFKTLKLKVGKNLNADIEVLKAIRTAHPDCSFILDANEGYTSTEAIQVLERLQEIEIVPILFEQPVHRDDWEGLGHVNRVARNKYGVSVAADESCRSLADVERIAKENLAEVINIKLAKLGVIGALEIIELARVLGLHLMIGGMVETRLAMGFAGHLAAGFGCFKYIDLDTPILLAEDPVLEGYEVYGPVYKYRNSRGHGGFLHWDNIAW